A window of Chloroflexota bacterium genomic DNA:
GTATCAACGTTATGAATTAACGGCCAGCATTTCTTGCCATGTGGCAGTGAACTTGGTGTTCTTCGTCCTGCCTGCTGTGGTGGATAAAATCAGCGCATTCCTCGTTTGGTGATTGTTCAGATTTGGGCTAGATGTGGTGTACTGAGCTCATGACAATGGAAGAAAAAGTTGTTGCCCTACGTGCTGAGAACGAGGCTCTGCGCACATAGGTAGCTGCCTTGCAAGAGGAGTTAGAGCTAACCCAGGAACGCATTGTGGAGGGGTTGGAGCAACTGCAGCAGAAGGCGGAGTCGACGCTACGCGGTAGCAGGATCGCGCTGGCCCTAACCAGTCTTTTTGAGACGTAGAGAGCACGTGGGCTCAATCCCCTTACGCAGTGCTTCAGTATGCTTGCTCAAGGCCCTTAACCTCGAAGCTGAAATTTCTTACCTCAAATCTGAACAGTTACCGAACACTTGACTTTACTCTAGATGATAGCGTATACTTTCCCTGCCTAACCATATCTATCCAGGAATAGCCAGGAGATGATCATTTTCCCCTTTACGGCCATTGTTGGCCAGGACAAAATGAAAAGGGCATTGATATTGAATGCCATCAGTCCCCAGATAGGGGGAGTGCTGATCCGCGGAGAACGAGGGACAGCAAAATCCACAGCCGCTCGAGCTTTAGCGGCTTTACTGCCAGAAATTGATGTGGTGGATGGTTGCCCTTTCAATTGCGATCCTGATTCAGTTGAAACGCTGTGCGATAACTGTCGAGCTAGGTTGGCTGCAGAGAAGAGTTTGCCGCGGCTCAAGCGGCGAACCCAATTTGTAGATTTGCCCGTAAGTGCCACAGAAGACCGGGTAGTAGGCACACTGGATATCGAGCAAGCGATCAAGAAAGGAGAGCGCCACTTTGAGCCAGGGGTGCTGGCTGCTGCTAACCGCGGTTTGCTGTATGTCGACGAAGTGAATCTACTTGACGACCATGTGGTTGACCTCTTGCTGGATTCTGCAGCCATGGGCGTGAACGTGGTCGAACGCGAGGGCATTTCGTTTACTCACCCTGCTCGGTTTATTCTCGTAGGCACAATGAATCCGGAAGAAGGGGAACTGCGTCCTCAGCTCTTGGATCGGTTCGCTCTGTGCGTGGAGATCAAAACTATTTTGGACCCCGAGCAACGAGTCGAGATTGTCCGGCGGCGCATTGCTTACGAACAGGATCCCGCTGCCTTCTATGAGGCGTGGCAGGCGCAGGAAGAGGCACTGTCGCAGCGTATTGCGCGAGCGCAGCGCTTACTCCCCAAAGTGAGTTATACTGAACATGATCTATTTGCGATCGCAGCATTGACTACCGAGTTCGAGGTGGATGGGCATCGCGCCGATATCGTGATCCTCAAATCAGCGCTGGCTCACGCAGCATTCGAAGGCCGCCAAGCGATCAATGAGGCGGACATTCTCTTGGCTGCAGAGTTGGCTCTACCCCATCGGTTGAAGAAAAAGCCCCTCCTGGAAACAGAACTGCAGTTCGAACAGTTGGAACAGCGGCTGGAAGCAGCGCATTCCCAGTCCTCTACAAACGCCATAGCGCAAACCCTACCCGAAGAAGTAAAAAAAAACGAACCTGAGAACCACCCTTCCGGAGGAGACACCAACTCAGATATTGGCGTCCCACTAAGGGGGCATCACGCTGATGGGCTACCCCTTTCCTATATTCGGCAAGCTGATATGCCAGTCCAGATTGGGAACGTTTTTCGACCTCGTCGCCTGGAAACTCCCCTCGATCACATGATCCGTCGTGGTTACGGCAAACGCAGCTTTACCAAGACCAGTCGCAAACGCGGGCGCTATGTCAGCAGTTGTGATGCCAAGGATCAATTCACGGATATTGCCTTTGATGCTACCGTGCGCCAGGCTGCCCCTTATCAGATTCATCGTCAGCACGAGGGGACAGCATTGGCTGTGGAGAAGAGGGATCTGCGACGCAAGGTCCGCATCCGCCGGGCAGCGAACCTAATCTTGTTCGTTGTAGATGCCAGTTGGTCTATGGCGGCGGCAGAACGTATGAAAGCGACCAAGGGCGCCATCGTGTCCCTCTTGCTTGATGCCTACCAGAAGCGCGATCAAGTTGGCCTCATCACCTTCCAGAAAGAGAGCGCTGAACTTTTGCTGCAGCCTACAGCTAGTGTCGAACGAACCAAAAAAGTCCTGCAGGATATACCTGTTGGTGGCAAGACACCCTTGTCCGCGGGATTGCTGCTGGCTTACCAGGTCTTGGACCGTGAGCGACGCAAAAACCCTGAGGTAATGCCTCTCCTCATTCTGCTCACGGATGGAGCGGGTAACGTCTCAATGACTGGCTTGCCACCATTCGAAGAGGCTTTGCGCATAGCTGGGCTGATCAAGCTGAGTGGCATCCGCGCAGTGGTCATTAACATGGAACACGAAGCGCTAGATCGTGGCCTGGCGCAGCAATTGGCGGATAAAATGGGGGCGCCTTGCTATACCTTGAAAGAGCTAGGCGCACAAGAACTCTACCATACTGTACGCGATGAACTTAAGGGTTAAGCAAGAAGGAACGCCCGAGCATTCCCAAAGTTTATTCTTTCCCTTGCAGCGCATATGCCGTTGCCTACCCTGTCATCTCTGGGGAGAACAACGCAAGTCCAGGGAAGGATCAGGTAAACTACGCCAATGGCAAGCAGATATGCTCCTGCTCATTGTGGCATTGATTTGGGGCAGCACCTTTGTGCTAGTAAAGCAAACTGTATTGCACTTTCCCGTCTACGCTTTTCTGGCTCTCCGCTTTGCCTTGGCGGCAGCGATATTGTTCCTTCTCTTTGGGCGACGTTTGCGTTCTTTATATCCACGCATGCTGGGGGCAGGAATTGCCATCGGCCTGTTTCTTTTTGGCGGTTACGCTTTTCAGACCAT
This region includes:
- a CDS encoding putative cobaltochelatase, with the translated sequence MIIFPFTAIVGQDKMKRALILNAISPQIGGVLIRGERGTAKSTAARALAALLPEIDVVDGCPFNCDPDSVETLCDNCRARLAAEKSLPRLKRRTQFVDLPVSATEDRVVGTLDIEQAIKKGERHFEPGVLAAANRGLLYVDEVNLLDDHVVDLLLDSAAMGVNVVEREGISFTHPARFILVGTMNPEEGELRPQLLDRFALCVEIKTILDPEQRVEIVRRRIAYEQDPAAFYEAWQAQEEALSQRIARAQRLLPKVSYTEHDLFAIAALTTEFEVDGHRADIVILKSALAHAAFEGRQAINEADILLAAELALPHRLKKKPLLETELQFEQLEQRLEAAHSQSSTNAIAQTLPEEVKKNEPENHPSGGDTNSDIGVPLRGHHADGLPLSYIRQADMPVQIGNVFRPRRLETPLDHMIRRGYGKRSFTKTSRKRGRYVSSCDAKDQFTDIAFDATVRQAAPYQIHRQHEGTALAVEKRDLRRKVRIRRAANLILFVVDASWSMAAAERMKATKGAIVSLLLDAYQKRDQVGLITFQKESAELLLQPTASVERTKKVLQDIPVGGKTPLSAGLLLAYQVLDRERRKNPEVMPLLILLTDGAGNVSMTGLPPFEEALRIAGLIKLSGIRAVVINMEHEALDRGLAQQLADKMGAPCYTLKELGAQELYHTVRDELKG